Below is a window of Desmonostoc muscorum LEGE 12446 DNA.
GCAACAGCAACACTCTGCCCTCCAACAACAAAGTTTCCACCACAGATGGATCTGAAATTTCACAGGTAAGGAATTCTTTGCAAATATAGTTGAGTAAATTGAACTCTCCTGCAACTCTCGTTTCGTCGGCAAAATCTCTCAAGGTGACAAAAATAGGAACCCGATTTGCAGCAAATCTCCCTCGGTTGCATTGAATCGCCAGATGTTGTAAAAAAGTGGTTTTACCTGCTCCCAGTTTACCCAACACCCGCAGTTTTGAATAAGTTTGAACTGCCGTGATCCCCGCGATTTCTATTTGGGATACTTCACCTAAACCAAAGCGATCAAATTCTTTTGATGTAAACTTTTGCAAGTCAGCAAACTCTAACCACTGAGAGCTTGCAATCTCCTCCAAAATGTTGACATCTATGTAAATGTCGTCGATTCTAACGGGGCGACTAACATCTAATAACTGCAAAGTGCCGCACTGGTCTTGAATTTTGTCAAAGCGTTGCGATCGCACTTGTTGTACTAGAGCATCAATATCTAAAAATTCAGCAGCACTAAGTTCTTTTGATTCAGGGAATTCTTCTGGAGGATTAGCCGCAATCTCGCGCCAATTCAACGACAACACAGAACAAATTTCTATAAAGATATAACGCTCAACGGGACGCCCAGTAAAAAACCGCCAAATTGGTTGGCGAGTCTTTAAGTTGACTTCAAAAGCCAAATTGTCTTGTGTCCACCCTTTCTGAGCGAACGCTTTTTTGGCTTGTTCAATCCCGGTAACTGATGCTTCGAGCGATCGCTTGACCATAGGAGCTTACACACATCAGATAAGAATTCTTCAAGTTGACATTATTGCAACATACAGTTTTGGAACTACTTAGAAACTATTTGAGTTATTTTTAAATGCTAATGATTTATTTAAAGCATCTTCCGCTAATATCTTCTCATTGCATTGTTCTCAGTTAAACATGATTTGTTTAAGTATTATTTTTAACTTTTTATTTTGTGTATTAGGAAATTGTGGTATATTTAGTAACTCTAGTGCTGCGGCAATCTAAACTTTATGTAAGATTAAATAAGCTGTTGCGCCTTTAATTTGCACTAATATTTTTTGAACATGGTTGTGGGGTGGGCATCTTGCCCGCCCTGATAATGCAAGTTAGTACACGTAACAGCTTAGTCGCTATTATTGTACCACTCCTTTACGGTTATGTATAAAGTTAACCTAATATTGTTAGAAACTAGCAAGAGAAATGAAACCAAACTTGATAAGCTAATTAAGTTCAACTCATAGCCTTAAGGCGTTGCATAATAAAGGGATGAATTAGGGTTTACTACTGTGCATTGTCCGTACTGCGAGTCTACGTATATAAGGAAAAATATTAAGAAGGCAGCTATCCTGAAGGCAGGAGGCAGAAGAAATCCCCATAAATAAATTTAGGGGATTTAATAAGGACGTATTTTTCCTTGCGCTGCGCGTCTCGGAAAAAATATTTTTATTTTTTTTGATAAATAAATTTAGGGGCTTGTACCTTTTTCTTTCTGGTCAACAGGAAAATTCTCACGAATCAAATAGGATTGCTATAGTCAATGTAACCAAGTCGGTGAAAATAAACAAAACTACACTTAAAACGCTGATAAATAACAAAGGACAAAGCAGAAAGTCTCTGGGGTTAGCTCAGCGAAAGCAACAGAGGTTTGGAACCATCAGACACCGCTCAAGCAACCGCCAGACCCTAATTGAGCGGACTTACTTAACATTAATTCATTAAGATATAATAGTCAAAATTGTTACATGAATGATAAAATTAACCTTTGATAACTCAAAGAAAAAATAATCTGTTTTGCTATCTTCATAACTTAATATATTTCCTTTGATTATGAAGCCACTTGCTAAAATTTTACAACAGGCTGACCTGATTTCATCTGAGCAGATAGAGATTGCTCTCAAAGAGCAGACCAAAGTTGCTGGGTTGAAGCTTAGTGAAATTCTAGTGCTGCACGGATGGCTTAAACAAGAAACGGCTGATTTTTTTTCTCAGGATTGGCCAGTGTTACTGGAGCAAAAACCAAAACAGCCCTTGGGCAAATATTTAAAAAAAGCTGGACTATTAAATGAACAGCAAATCAGAACTATCCTTGCTGAACAACCGCAGAAAAAACTTCGCTTTGGGGAATTAGCAGTACTTAAGGGTTGGTTGAAACCTACTACAATTAAGTTTTTTCTGGAGCATTTGGCTTTAGAATCGCAACTCCAACAGGAGGAAGAAGTTTCAAATAATCAAAGTTCAGCACAGATAGAACAATTGCATTTGAAAATGATAGTGCCACAGCAGAACAATTTGAAAATCTCGAACCCCATTAAGCATTCAGTTTTTGCTTTCAATTCCCTAGAGCAAGAATCAGCGAGTCTAACACTGTTTACCCCTAATACTATAGAATTATTCAAATTAGATGAAAAAGCTAGTTGTCCGGAAGCTTTGCTCGCAGAAGTACAATTCTGGACAAATGGGCAACCGTCTCTTGCTGAAAAGATTTTTCAATTGGTTGCACAATCGCCAGATTATATTGCCGCAGGTGCAGAAGCAGCAACAGTGCAACAAATAGTACAAAATAACTTAATTAACAATTGGCAAACTCAAGTCACCGCTGAGCATTTGCAACGGATACATGAAAGTACAATCAACAATGTGCAATGCGATCCGTTATCTCTGTTGGAACTGTATCGGCAAATTTGGCAAGAGGGCGAATTACCAACCAACAACAGTCCAGAACAGGCAGAACTGTTGCGTATAGGATTGGTAATCCAACAACAAGACAAGCTAAAAGTTGGGAACCGCATTTACCAAGCAGTTTTTAATTGCAATTGGGTAAACCAGGAGTTCGAGAAAATACTTGCTGCCTCATCGGCAAAAACAACTATCAATTTGAATGTCAGTAATACCATTACTGCGCCTGAATCTAGACCATATAAACGATTCTTTGTGTTGCTAGCAATAGCTGGTTTAATGGTCTGTGGTTCTGGCGTGATTTTTTTAAGTTTCAGTATATTTAGATGGTTACAAGTAGAAATGATTTTTAAACAAGGTAATGTGTTATTGCAGCAAGGAGAGTATCAAGAAGCGATCGCCAAATATAACAACCTTTTAAAATTTGATAGCAACTACTACCAATCTTGGACTAACCGAGGCTATGCACTAGCTGGACTCAAAAACTACAACAAAATGCTAGAATCATGCACTACAGCAACAATCATTCATCCAGAAGCTGTTTATGCCTGGAATTGCAAAGGTGAAGCGCTATATAACCTCAAACAATATAATGAGGCGATCTGGGCTTTCGATCAAGCGATTAGACTCAACTCCAAAGATCCTGTATTCTGGATTAATAAAACTGAGGCACTACTAGCACTCAAGCAACCAGATGCAGCCCTTACTACTATTAATCAAGCAATTGAACTGTTAAAACAAATTTCGGAAAAAGATGCAAATGCCAAAGAGTTAGCTGTTGCTTTTAGCTATCAAGGTAAGGTCTTATTCCAAAAACAAGAATACGAAGGCTCTCTAAAAGCCTATGAACAGGCATTAAAATACAGTCCCAAATACTTTGTGGCTTTACGGGGTAAAGGGATGGCGCTACAAGCTCTAAAAAGAGACGATCAAGCGATCGCGCAATTTTATTTTCTTCTAGATCATCAGCAGCTAAGTGATACTCAAAAAGCTGAAGTATGGTATTATTTGGGGTTGAGCCTGTGTAAATTCCAGCAACCCGAAAAAGCGATCGCCGCTTTCGATAAAGCTCTCAAACTCAAACCCAATTACCAACCTTCAGAACAAGTTAAAGAAACTTGTCCAAAATAAATCACAAAATTCACAATTAAATCGAAGCTTTAGGGGGAAAATAAATACTGATTAGTCAGAAATACCCAGAGATGAGCGCCCCGCTAGATGTATTATCCCTATTTATCCTTAGATGAATTTGGTTTTTTCGTGCTGACCGACTTAATTCCCTTTCATCCCTCAAAATGAGCCAACCGACAGCTCTACATACCATCAAATAATTTTGCAAGATGTCTAAACTATTTAGCAAAAAAGACTAACTGATAATCAGCATGAAAAAACAAGTTTTAGCCGCAGGATTTGTATTATCCTCTTTTTTTGTGTTGCCACTAAAAGCATCGGCAGCAAATTTTAGTCAAATTTACGCATTTGGTGACAGCCTGGTTGATACTGGCAATACTTACAATTTCATCAAAACGGGTACAGGAGTTGAATTTCCTCCCAGTCCACCCTATTTTGACGGACACTTTTCCAATGGGCCAATTTGGGTAGAAGGTTTATCTTCTGCTTTGGGAATAACACAAACTAACCTTGCCTTTGGTGGTGCTACCACAGGTACCCTGAACACGGTTAATGGAAACTTACCTGGATTAGCTCAGCAGATACAAGGCTTTACCACAACTAATCCTCAAGCTGACAGCAAAGCGCTATATGTAATCTGGGCTGGTGCAAATGATTACCTTGGTGGTGGGCTGACAAACCCTGTTGAGCCAGTCAATAACTTAATAAATGCGATTAAATCACTTGCTAGTGTTGGTGCTACAAATTTTCTTCTAGCGAATTTACCTAGTTTAGGTGCTGCTCCTGGCACGAATAACGATCCAACGGTTTCTGCTGGACTAGCTGCTTTGACTAATGCCCATAACTCCGGCTTGGCCGCTGGTATTAATACTTTGAACCAGCAACCAGATATTCATGTCACCCTTTTTGATGCTAATTCCTTATTTAATAGAGCGATCGCATCTCCGGGAGAATTCGGTTATACAAATGTCACCGATGCTTGCTTGACAATAACCAGCCCAACGAGTTTCACTACCTGTCCCAACCCCAATGAATATTTATTCTGGGATCAGCTGCATCCCACAACATACACTCACAGCATTTTAGCAGGAGCTGCATTAGTAGCAGTTCCAGAATCTTCCCCAGCTTTAGGGATGTTGGCACTGGGTGCTTTAGGTACAGTAGGAGTGCTGAAGAAGCGTCAACGCACATATTGAGCGATCGCAACATTTTTCACTATTACTAGCTCAAGCGATCGCCAGGTTATAGAAGTACACGGGTAGGGGCACAACATGTTGTGCCCCTACAATTATCTATACCTCACCAATGTAGTGGGGTGGCACAGTTGTGCTAACCCACTGCGTGTTGCTTTTTGGTTTCAAACAAGCAACTCAAATTACTCTCCAGCATCCAAGTCAAAGTAGAAACTACCGTCAATAATTCTATTGCTACCAACATATTTGATAATGGGTATGCTAACTCGGTGCTGTCCTGGTTCAAGCTTCCAAGTTTGTTGGAAGTTACCAATATGATGACAACCAGCATTAATTGGGAAGGTACTAGGAGTCAAAAGACCATTTTTATAACTCTCAACTCCATTTTTAAATAGATATCCTTTTACTTCTACTTTATTGAGTTGAGCTTGAGATGGTATGCAATAATTGACGTTTGATAATCTTAGAGTATCTCCAGATTTGAGAAATAGGCGATCGTGATTTTTCACTTGCTGAAGTTCGTTGCTATTAACCTGCACAGTCAGATCAGCGACACAGACTTTATCGCCAAGAACTTTGTCACATGTTGTAGAAGTGGCGGTGACTGAGGGCTTTAGTTCTGAAGAAGGCTTGTTGTCACCCCCCATCGTCGCAGACACTCCGGCAGCTACTATGACGCCGGTAGCAGCAATGAGAGCAAGTACAACCCGTTGTCTAAAAGTTACCATTTTTCAAACTCCTCAACTTTTTTCGTATAACACCATCATCACTTGAGACACAAGCTTTACAAGTAAGCGCTAGTAGGGAGTTTGAGTGATTAAATTCTTGTAAGGGAAAGTAGGCAAATGTAGGTTTGTAAGGTAAAGTATTACACTACTGACTGATTTTAACTTTACTCTGCCAATTCAATTACACTTAATGGACTCACAAGAAGCATTAGCATTCATTAATAAGCTACTTGCAAATGATAAGCAAGTCTTAAATGAGTTGGAACAAAAGCTCTTTTTAGGAATGTGGGAAAGGAAGGCGTATAAAGAGATTGTTAATGATGGTTCTTATAGTGCAGAACATGTGAGAGATGTGGGTGCAAATTTATGTAAAAAGATTGGAGTAATTTTAGAAATACAAGTTAAAAAAAGAAATTTTAGAAATCCAATAATAGCAGTATATCAACAGTATTCAGAACAAGCTTTACCTTCCCAAGTACCAATTTTAGAACCAACGAATCCATCACCAAGACATGAATTACATTCATATCATCTATCCCAGCAAAATCATAATCCTTTCATTCCCTTGAATGGCAGAGTAGAAGAAAATTATCTATTCTTCGACCGAGAGCGCGAAATACGACGAGTATTTGAGGTACTGAATAGCGGTAGTAGTATAGTTTTAATTGGGGAAGAGGGAATCGGAAAATCCTCGCTGTTATGGATGATTTACCAAGAAGCAGAAAATCGTCTCAACGTTCAACGCCAGCCAGTTTTCTTAGATCTGAATTTACTTCATAATGAAACCCAATTTTATAGTAATTTGTGCCATGAAATTGGTATAGACGAATGTCAGGGCTATCAGTTAACCCGCAATTTACGAAGTTGTAAAATACTACTGGCTATAGACAATGTAGGAAAACTAACAGGGGAAGGTTTTACTCGAAACATAAGGGATTATTTGCGCGGTTTAGCTGAAGGAAATAATGCTCCATTGAAGCTGATTTTAGCTGCCACCGAACCCCTGAATAACCTTTTTAAGGATAGTCAGGATCAAGGGAATACTTCTCCGTTGGCAGGTATTTGCCAAGAGGAACAAATTCATCCTTGGGATAAAGACACTATACGTACTTTTATTAGCAGCCGTTTAGCTAGAACTACTGTGAATTTTACTGAAGAGGAAATCGTTCAACTCATCCAAGAAAGTGGCGGACATCCTCGCAAACTGATGCAATTTTGTTATCAAACTTATTCGCGGTATGTGGAAAGTTTGCAATGAATAATACCGCTTTTACCTCTCTCCCAACCCCTGCCCTAGTAGGGGCTGGGGGGTTAAATTCTTCACGGGTGATGATGGAGGCTAAATAATGATTCCTGTACCCCGGCTAGACTTAGCACCCAATTTAAAGCGTCTCCTGTCTGTGTGGAATCCCTTCGATTATTTGCGTCTTTTGTACTGGGTGTTTTTCTTTCCCCAAGCTTTGCGGTGGTATGTAGATACATTCGAGGGTGGGTATATTTCTGAAGGGGAAATGAATTGGCGAGAAAGATGGGAGTTATTGCTTCAAAATGCTATCCAACGTCAATTATTTTTCCAAGGATTAGTTTTAATATTAGTTACACCCGTCACCGTAAGTCTAATTTTTCAAACTGTAAATGTTCCCGTTGACTGGTTCGGCGTGGTGGGAGGCATGGCGTTCGGTGTGGCGTTCGGTGTGGCGTTCGGCGTGGCGGTAGGCGTGGCGTTCGGTGTGGCGTTCGGCGTGGCGTTGGGCGTGGTGGGAGGCCTGGCGTTCGGCGTGGTGGGAGGCGTGGTGGGAGGCGTGGTGGAAGGCGTGGCGTTCGGCGTGGCGTTCGGCATAGCGTTGGGCGTGGTGGGAGGCGTTCCGGTGTCCGTAGCGGGAGGCACGGCGGGGGGTCTGCAATTAGACGTGCCAGAAGGCGTGGCATTCGGTGTGGTGTTAGGCGTGGCATTCGGTGGGGTGTTAGGCGTGGCATTCGGTGGGGTGTTAGGCGTGGCGTTAGGCCTAGGAGATGGCGTGGCGTTTATAGTGGCGTTCGGCGTAGCGTTAGGTGTGGCAGTAGTGCGTCCAGAAACCTGGCTTCTTGGCTCACCTTTAAACTTGCGAATCATCCGAAACGGTAGCTGGCTACTCCCCCACATCACTCCGCTTCCCCTTCCTAATCTCGGTTGGCACTTGCAAAATTGGTTGCAAAATGATTGGGAAACAGGTTTACATAATACTAACGAACTGCTTGCATATACCCTACAATTCATTCCTGTTGTGCAAGCAGTTAATAGAGTAATTGCCAAAATTCCTTCAGAGGAAATTATTTGGTATATATCTCGGCTAGCAGAAAATCCCTTTGATTGGAAATTAGTATATTCAGTTTCAGTATTCAGTCGTTTAGATACTCCTACCGCTGCTGCTGCGGCTGGCTTTTGGCATCTGCATGAAAAAGAGCCAGCTAGGGCAATAGAGGCTTTTGATGTAGTGCGTTCTCTTCCCTATGGCGAGGAAATGTTTACCCTTGCCCAAACTTTAGCGCTGTTTCAGGGGGATGAAACTAAAAAACCAGCCTCTATTGCTGCTATCCAAGTTCCTCCTTTTCCACAGGAGCAGCTTTTACGTCCAGATACCTGGAAAGTGCTTGCTAATCTGCGTCGAGTTGTTGAAGATGTTCAGTTTATTGAACGCAACGTCTCACGTTCAGCCAGGTCTTTAGCTCTCAATCGAGCATTAGGCGAACTGACAAAGATCCTAAATCAACCTGACAGACTACCGCAAGCAGAGCGAGGGTTAATTATAGATATCGCTCAAACTTGGAAAGAAAGCCTTTTACAAATCGCTGGTGAAGTCGGAGAAATTTCCATCACCAAGCCTGTGGTTAATCCTTATATTGTAGGCGACCCCGTTCAAGGTCATCTGTTTATTGGGCGAGAAGATATCATCAGACAATTAGAAGAACTCTGGGTAATAGGTAAGCAACTCCAGTCTGTAGTTCTCTACGGTCACAGGCGCATGGGCAAAACTTCCATTCTGCTTAACGCTGCTAACTGTTTAGGCTCACAAATACAGCTAGCATATGTCAACTTGCTACGTTTGGGAGATACCCCTCAAGGTGTGGGTGAGGTGTTGATGGCAATTTGTGATGAAATTTCTCAAGCTATAAAACTTCCACCACCAGCTGACGCTGATTTGCTTAATCTTCCCTACCGGACTTTTGAACGTTATTTAAAACAGGTGGAAGCCAAGCTAGAAGGTGGGTTAATCATCGCCTTAGACGAGTTTGAGAAAATTGAAGGTTTAATTGAAGCGAAAAAAATCCCTATGGATTTTATGGGTTTCCTGCGTGGTTTGGTGCAAATGAGTTCTAAAATCGCCTTTGCATTTGCTGGTTTGCACACTTTAGAAGAAATGACAGCAGATTATTTTCAACCCTTCTTTGCCAGCGTCATTCCTATTCATGTAGGCTTTCAAGAACGTGCAGCTACTCGCCAAATTCTCGCTAACCCAGGTAATGAAGACTTCCCTCTCGACTACATACCGGAAGCTTTAGATGAAATTTATGCTTTGACACATGGTCAACCATATTTAGTGCAACTGCTGGGTTTTCAGCTAGTGCGCCGCTACAATGACTTTGTTTTTGAGCAAGGGCGAAGCCGCGATCCAGTTTTCACAGTAGAAGACGTGGAAGCAGTTATCAATAGCCCTGAGTTTTTCCAGCGAGGACGCTATTACTTTGATGGAGTTTGGGGTCAGGCGGCGCGGGGTGCTGATGGTCAACAGGCAATTGTACGAGTACTTGCACCTCACCCAGAAGGGCTAAGTCTGGATGCCTTAGCTCAGTTTACAGGTATGAACGACGGTGATTTACAGCAAGCGCTGAATACTCTGAAGCGTCATGATGTCGTTGAGGAAACTCAGGGAAAATGGCGGATTATGGTAGAACTGTTTCGCCGCTGGGTTTTACGGTAGGGGCACAACATGTTGTGCCCCTACAGCCGATTCATTTGTTGCAAAGATTTTTAGAAGTGGTTTTGGCGATGCCTACGCAAAAACTATTTCGGAGATCGCAAAAGCTATTTTGGCGACTACAAAAGCTATTTCGGCAACTACAAAAGCTATTTCGGCGACTACAAAAGCTATTTTTGCGACTACAAAAGCTATTTTGGCGACTACAAAAGCTATTTCGGCGACTACAAAAGCTATTTCGGCAACTACAAAAGCTATTTTGGCGACTACAAAAGCTATTTTTGCCATCGCAAAAGCTATTTCGGCGACTACAAAAACTATTCTGACAACTTATCTCCTTAAACTCCGCGGATCTAGTGCATCTCGCAAACCATCACCGAGTAAGTTGAATGCCAACACCGTCAGGATAATCAACACAGCCGGCGGCCAAATT
It encodes the following:
- a CDS encoding tetratricopeptide repeat protein, which codes for MKPLAKILQQADLISSEQIEIALKEQTKVAGLKLSEILVLHGWLKQETADFFSQDWPVLLEQKPKQPLGKYLKKAGLLNEQQIRTILAEQPQKKLRFGELAVLKGWLKPTTIKFFLEHLALESQLQQEEEVSNNQSSAQIEQLHLKMIVPQQNNLKISNPIKHSVFAFNSLEQESASLTLFTPNTIELFKLDEKASCPEALLAEVQFWTNGQPSLAEKIFQLVAQSPDYIAAGAEAATVQQIVQNNLINNWQTQVTAEHLQRIHESTINNVQCDPLSLLELYRQIWQEGELPTNNSPEQAELLRIGLVIQQQDKLKVGNRIYQAVFNCNWVNQEFEKILAASSAKTTINLNVSNTITAPESRPYKRFFVLLAIAGLMVCGSGVIFLSFSIFRWLQVEMIFKQGNVLLQQGEYQEAIAKYNNLLKFDSNYYQSWTNRGYALAGLKNYNKMLESCTTATIIHPEAVYAWNCKGEALYNLKQYNEAIWAFDQAIRLNSKDPVFWINKTEALLALKQPDAALTTINQAIELLKQISEKDANAKELAVAFSYQGKVLFQKQEYEGSLKAYEQALKYSPKYFVALRGKGMALQALKRDDQAIAQFYFLLDHQQLSDTQKAEVWYYLGLSLCKFQQPEKAIAAFDKALKLKPNYQPSEQVKETCPK
- a CDS encoding SGNH/GDSL hydrolase family protein, whose product is MKKQVLAAGFVLSSFFVLPLKASAANFSQIYAFGDSLVDTGNTYNFIKTGTGVEFPPSPPYFDGHFSNGPIWVEGLSSALGITQTNLAFGGATTGTLNTVNGNLPGLAQQIQGFTTTNPQADSKALYVIWAGANDYLGGGLTNPVEPVNNLINAIKSLASVGATNFLLANLPSLGAAPGTNNDPTVSAGLAALTNAHNSGLAAGINTLNQQPDIHVTLFDANSLFNRAIASPGEFGYTNVTDACLTITSPTSFTTCPNPNEYLFWDQLHPTTYTHSILAGAALVAVPESSPALGMLALGALGTVGVLKKRQRTY
- a CDS encoding AAA family ATPase produces the protein MDSQEALAFINKLLANDKQVLNELEQKLFLGMWERKAYKEIVNDGSYSAEHVRDVGANLCKKIGVILEIQVKKRNFRNPIIAVYQQYSEQALPSQVPILEPTNPSPRHELHSYHLSQQNHNPFIPLNGRVEENYLFFDREREIRRVFEVLNSGSSIVLIGEEGIGKSSLLWMIYQEAENRLNVQRQPVFLDLNLLHNETQFYSNLCHEIGIDECQGYQLTRNLRSCKILLAIDNVGKLTGEGFTRNIRDYLRGLAEGNNAPLKLILAATEPLNNLFKDSQDQGNTSPLAGICQEEQIHPWDKDTIRTFISSRLARTTVNFTEEEIVQLIQESGGHPRKLMQFCYQTYSRYVESLQ
- a CDS encoding AAA family ATPase, translating into MIPVPRLDLAPNLKRLLSVWNPFDYLRLLYWVFFFPQALRWYVDTFEGGYISEGEMNWRERWELLLQNAIQRQLFFQGLVLILVTPVTVSLIFQTVNVPVDWFGVVGGMAFGVAFGVAFGVAVGVAFGVAFGVALGVVGGLAFGVVGGVVGGVVEGVAFGVAFGIALGVVGGVPVSVAGGTAGGLQLDVPEGVAFGVVLGVAFGGVLGVAFGGVLGVALGLGDGVAFIVAFGVALGVAVVRPETWLLGSPLNLRIIRNGSWLLPHITPLPLPNLGWHLQNWLQNDWETGLHNTNELLAYTLQFIPVVQAVNRVIAKIPSEEIIWYISRLAENPFDWKLVYSVSVFSRLDTPTAAAAAGFWHLHEKEPARAIEAFDVVRSLPYGEEMFTLAQTLALFQGDETKKPASIAAIQVPPFPQEQLLRPDTWKVLANLRRVVEDVQFIERNVSRSARSLALNRALGELTKILNQPDRLPQAERGLIIDIAQTWKESLLQIAGEVGEISITKPVVNPYIVGDPVQGHLFIGREDIIRQLEELWVIGKQLQSVVLYGHRRMGKTSILLNAANCLGSQIQLAYVNLLRLGDTPQGVGEVLMAICDEISQAIKLPPPADADLLNLPYRTFERYLKQVEAKLEGGLIIALDEFEKIEGLIEAKKIPMDFMGFLRGLVQMSSKIAFAFAGLHTLEEMTADYFQPFFASVIPIHVGFQERAATRQILANPGNEDFPLDYIPEALDEIYALTHGQPYLVQLLGFQLVRRYNDFVFEQGRSRDPVFTVEDVEAVINSPEFFQRGRYYFDGVWGQAARGADGQQAIVRVLAPHPEGLSLDALAQFTGMNDGDLQQALNTLKRHDVVEETQGKWRIMVELFRRWVLR